Proteins encoded by one window of Pseudomonas tructae:
- the nadB gene encoding L-aspartate oxidase, which produces MSQQFQHDVLVIGSGAAGLSLALTLPGHLRIAVLSKGDLANGSTFWAQGGVAAVLDDTDTVQSHVEDTLNAGGGLCHEDAVRFTVEHSRESIQWLIDQGVPFTRDEHAGDEESGFEFHLTREGGHSHRRIIHAADATGAAIFTTLLAQARLRPNIELLEQRVAVDLITERRLGLDGDRCLGAYVLDRNSGEVDTFGARFTVLATGGAAKVYLYTSNPDGACGDGIAMAWRAGCRVANLEFNQFHPTCLYHPQAKSFLITEALRGEGGLLKLPNGERFMPRFDPREELAPRDIVARAIDHEMKRLGVDCVYLDISHKPAEFVKSHFPTVYERCLTFGIDITRQPIPVVPAAHYTCGGVMVDEQGLTDVPGLYAIGETSFTGLHGANRMASNSLLECFVYGRSAANDIVARLDQVEMPQALPCWDASQVTDSDEDVIIAHNWDELRRFMWDYVGIVRTNKRLQRAEHRVRLLLDEIDEFYSNYKVSRDLIELRNLAQVAELMIRSAMQRKESRGLHYTLDYPSMLSEACDTILQPPTYAD; this is translated from the coding sequence ATGAGCCAACAATTCCAACATGATGTTCTCGTGATCGGCAGCGGTGCCGCCGGCCTCAGCCTGGCCCTGACCCTCCCCGGCCACCTGCGCATCGCCGTGCTCAGCAAGGGCGACCTCGCCAACGGCTCGACGTTCTGGGCCCAGGGCGGCGTGGCCGCGGTGCTGGACGATACCGACACGGTGCAATCCCACGTCGAAGACACCCTCAATGCCGGTGGCGGGCTGTGCCATGAAGACGCTGTGCGCTTCACCGTAGAGCATAGCCGTGAGTCGATTCAGTGGCTGATCGACCAGGGCGTGCCCTTCACCCGCGACGAACACGCCGGCGATGAAGAAAGCGGCTTCGAGTTCCACCTGACCCGCGAAGGCGGCCACAGCCATCGGCGCATCATCCACGCCGCCGATGCCACGGGCGCGGCAATATTCACCACCCTGCTGGCCCAAGCGCGGTTGCGGCCCAATATCGAGCTGCTGGAGCAGCGGGTGGCGGTCGACCTGATCACCGAGCGGCGCCTGGGTCTTGACGGCGATCGCTGCCTGGGCGCTTATGTGCTGGACCGCAACAGCGGCGAAGTCGACACCTTCGGCGCCCGCTTCACCGTGCTGGCCACCGGTGGCGCGGCCAAAGTCTACTTGTACACCAGTAACCCCGACGGTGCTTGCGGCGATGGCATCGCCATGGCCTGGCGCGCTGGTTGCCGGGTGGCCAACCTTGAATTCAACCAGTTCCACCCGACCTGCCTGTACCACCCCCAGGCCAAGAGTTTCTTGATTACCGAAGCCCTGCGTGGCGAAGGCGGCCTGCTCAAGCTGCCCAATGGCGAACGCTTCATGCCGCGTTTCGACCCGCGCGAAGAACTGGCCCCACGCGATATCGTCGCCCGCGCCATCGACCATGAGATGAAGCGCCTGGGGGTCGACTGCGTCTACCTGGACATCAGCCACAAACCGGCCGAGTTCGTCAAAAGCCACTTCCCCACCGTTTATGAACGCTGCCTGACCTTCGGCATCGACATCACCCGCCAGCCGATCCCGGTGGTGCCAGCCGCTCACTACACCTGCGGCGGGGTGATGGTCGACGAGCAGGGCCTGACCGACGTACCGGGCCTGTATGCCATTGGCGAAACCAGCTTTACCGGCCTGCACGGCGCCAATCGCATGGCCAGCAACTCGCTGCTCGAATGTTTTGTATACGGGCGCTCGGCTGCCAACGACATAGTCGCCCGTCTCGACCAGGTCGAAATGCCCCAGGCGCTGCCCTGTTGGGATGCAAGCCAGGTCACCGACTCTGACGAAGACGTGATCATCGCCCACAACTGGGACGAGTTGCGGCGCTTCATGTGGGACTACGTCGGCATTGTGCGCACCAACAAGCGCCTGCAGCGTGCCGAGCACCGGGTGCGCCTGTTGCTTGACGAAATCGACGAGTTCTACAGTAACTACAAGGTCAGCCGCGACCTGATCGAGTTGCGCAACCTCGCCCAGGTGGCCGAACTGATGATCCGTTCGGCCATGCAGCGCAAGGAAAGCCGGGGCCTTCACTACACCCTGGATTATCCGAGCATGCTCAGTGAGGCCTGCGACACTATCCTGCAGCCACCCACCTACGCCGACTGA
- a CDS encoding protein YgfX, whose translation MSSPSERFECHWQGSRALLVAYLSSQLLALLALSLLQLPLWLCLAAIALCLLHGAWIIPRRILLTHPNAITALRRDALGWQLFSRGQGWQPVRLKPDSLALPGLVVLRFRRPAGCLSEGQCIAFDALEPVQHRRLRVRLKFSRRRWVAAG comes from the coding sequence GTGTCCAGCCCAAGTGAACGCTTCGAATGTCACTGGCAGGGCTCAAGGGCCCTGCTGGTGGCGTACCTCTCCAGCCAGTTGCTGGCCTTGCTGGCCCTGAGCCTGCTGCAACTGCCCTTGTGGTTGTGCCTGGCGGCCATCGCCCTGTGCCTGCTGCACGGCGCCTGGATTATCCCCCGGCGTATTCTGCTGACGCATCCCAATGCCATTACTGCACTGCGCCGCGATGCCCTCGGTTGGCAGTTGTTCAGTCGCGGCCAGGGCTGGCAGCCGGTGCGATTGAAACCCGACAGCCTGGCCCTGCCAGGTTTGGTGGTGCTGCGTTTTCGCCGGCCCGCAGGGTGTTTGAGCGAAGGCCAGTGCATTGCCTTCGATGCGTTGGAGCCGGTGCAGCACCGACGCCTGCGCGTGCGCCTGAAGTTCAGTCGGCGTAGGTGGGTGGCTGCAGGATAG
- a CDS encoding FAD assembly factor SdhE produces MVEQTELNRLFWHSRRGMLELDVLLVPFSAEVYPTLSEADRELYKRLLSCEDQDMFGWFMERSESEDPELQRMVRIILDRVQPK; encoded by the coding sequence ATGGTCGAACAAACTGAACTCAACCGGCTCTTTTGGCATAGCCGCCGTGGCATGCTCGAGCTCGATGTCTTGCTGGTCCCGTTCAGCGCGGAGGTCTACCCGACCCTGAGCGAAGCCGATCGCGAGCTGTACAAGCGCTTGTTGAGCTGCGAAGACCAAGACATGTTCGGCTGGTTCATGGAGCGTAGCGAGTCCGAAGACCCGGAGCTGCAACGCATGGTTCGCATTATTCTGGACCGTGTCCAGCCCAAGTGA
- the ygfZ gene encoding CAF17-like 4Fe-4S cluster assembly/insertion protein YgfZ — protein MADSAFFCTLSHEGVLAVRGSDAGKFLQGQLTCNISYLNEHTASLGARCMVKGRMQSSFRILPEGDGYLLAMAHELLEPQLADLKKYAVFSKAKLTDDSTAWVRLGLHNGEAVLPTLGLEVPAQPDAVTRHNGLIAIAVSPARIELWVPAEQAEAVQTQLASSLAKAELNDWLLGQIRAGIGQVMAQTRELFIPQMINLQAVGGVSFKKGCYTGQEIVARMQYLGKLKRRQYRVALADDTLPAPGTEVFSPTHGSSVGEVVLAARSEQGCELLAVLTADAVEDNNLHLGSPEGPRLTLLTLPYELDRDREIQR, from the coding sequence ATGGCCGATTCCGCTTTTTTCTGCACCCTTTCCCATGAAGGCGTTCTCGCCGTACGCGGCTCGGACGCCGGCAAGTTCCTGCAAGGCCAGTTGACCTGCAACATCAGTTACCTCAACGAGCATACCGCCAGCCTCGGCGCCCGTTGCATGGTCAAGGGCCGCATGCAGTCGAGCTTTCGCATTCTTCCCGAGGGTGATGGCTACCTGTTGGCGATGGCCCACGAACTGCTTGAGCCACAGCTGGCCGATCTCAAGAAGTACGCGGTGTTCTCCAAGGCCAAGCTGACCGACGACAGCACCGCCTGGGTGCGCCTGGGCTTGCACAACGGCGAAGCAGTCCTGCCGACCCTGGGCCTGGAAGTGCCAGCGCAACCCGACGCGGTGACCCGTCACAACGGCCTGATCGCCATCGCGGTATCGCCCGCCCGGATCGAGTTGTGGGTACCTGCCGAGCAGGCCGAAGCGGTACAAACCCAACTGGCCTCCTCGCTGGCCAAAGCCGAGCTCAATGACTGGCTGCTCGGCCAGATTCGCGCTGGCATCGGCCAGGTCATGGCGCAGACCCGCGAGTTGTTCATCCCGCAGATGATCAACCTGCAGGCCGTCGGCGGCGTGAGTTTCAAGAAAGGTTGCTACACCGGCCAGGAAATCGTTGCGCGCATGCAATACCTGGGCAAGCTCAAGCGCCGCCAGTACCGCGTGGCCCTGGCCGACGACACGCTGCCTGCGCCGGGCACTGAAGTGTTCTCGCCGACCCATGGCTCATCCGTGGGTGAAGTAGTGCTGGCCGCCCGCAGCGAACAGGGCTGCGAACTGCTGGCAGTGCTCACCGCCGATGCCGTGGAAGATAACAACCTGCATCTGGGCAGCCCCGAAGGCCCGCGCCTGACACTGCTGACACTTCCTTACGAACTGGACCGCGATCGCGAAATCCAGCGCTGA
- a CDS encoding HDOD domain-containing protein: MNKMAETIQAQLLSAIDNDDLVLPTLPEVALSIREAAEDSEISVSALSKVIGRDAALSARLIKVVNSPLLRAASEVTDLHTAITRLGINYSCNLAIGLVIEQIFHARSDVVEQKMRDIWAKSLEVAGISYELCLNFTKLKPDQAALAGLVHQIGVLPVLLYAEEHNELLADPVSLNYVIEQIHPKLGDKILRVWDFPEQLVYLPGQIQDLDRRTESVDYVDIVQIAQVLCSNSKERPLAALPAYRHLGLPTGTELQASDLLNAKAMFR, translated from the coding sequence ATGAACAAGATGGCCGAGACGATCCAGGCCCAACTGCTAAGTGCCATCGACAACGATGACCTGGTACTGCCGACCTTGCCGGAAGTAGCCCTGAGCATCCGCGAAGCGGCCGAAGACAGTGAGATCAGCGTCAGCGCCCTGAGCAAGGTCATCGGTCGCGACGCGGCGCTGTCCGCCCGCCTGATCAAGGTGGTCAACAGCCCCTTGCTGCGTGCTGCCAGCGAAGTCACTGACCTGCACACAGCCATCACCCGCCTGGGCATCAACTACAGCTGCAACCTGGCGATTGGCCTGGTGATCGAGCAGATCTTCCATGCCCGCTCCGATGTCGTCGAGCAGAAGATGCGCGATATCTGGGCGAAAAGCCTGGAAGTGGCCGGTATCAGCTATGAGCTGTGTCTGAACTTCACCAAGCTCAAGCCCGACCAGGCAGCACTGGCCGGGCTGGTTCACCAGATTGGCGTACTGCCGGTCCTGTTGTATGCCGAGGAACACAACGAGTTGCTGGCCGATCCGGTCAGCCTGAACTACGTGATCGAGCAGATCCACCCCAAGCTGGGTGACAAAATCCTGCGCGTCTGGGATTTTCCCGAACAACTGGTGTACCTGCCCGGGCAGATCCAGGACCTGGACCGTCGCACCGAGAGTGTCGATTACGTCGATATCGTGCAGATCGCCCAGGTGCTCTGCAGCAACAGCAAGGAACGGCCACTGGCCGCCCTGCCCGCCTACCGCCACCTCGGCCTGCCCACCGGCACCGAACTGCAGGCCAGCGATCTGCTCAATGCCAAGGCGATGTTCCGCTAG
- a CDS encoding sensor histidine kinase has translation MRDSGSLRGRLLWNLAILLVVLMLASGLSAYWNGREAADTAYDRTLLASARTIAAGLSQRDGTLSADVPYVALDTFAYDSAGRIYYQVNDIHQRLISGYENLPAPPPNTPRTDDYPALARFYNARYLGQDVRVVSLLKAVSEPNMNGMAEIRVAETEEARVRMARSLMADTLLRLGMLALGALMLVWFAVSAALRPLERLRSAVEERQPDDLRALPQVEVQRELSPLVRALNHFTERLRGQFERQAQFIAEAAHELRTPLAALKARVELGLRSNEPQVWRETLESAAQGTDRLTHLANQLLSLARVENGARAIAEGGAQVLDLSQLARELGMAMAPLAHAHGVALALEAEVPVWVRGEPTLLNELLNNLVDNALAHTPKGGNVILRVSAPGILEVEDDGPGIPESEREKVFERFYRRGAQGTGLGLAIVGEICRAHLVQISLHDGERGGLKVRVSFSAD, from the coding sequence ATGCGTGACAGCGGCAGCCTGCGCGGGCGCCTGCTGTGGAACCTGGCGATCCTGCTGGTGGTGCTGATGCTGGCCAGCGGCCTGAGCGCCTACTGGAACGGTCGCGAGGCCGCCGACACGGCCTACGACCGCACCCTGCTGGCCTCGGCGCGGACCATCGCCGCCGGCTTGTCGCAACGCGACGGGACCCTCAGCGCCGACGTGCCCTACGTGGCCCTGGATACCTTCGCCTACGACAGCGCCGGGCGCATTTACTACCAGGTCAACGACATTCACCAGCGGCTGATCTCCGGCTACGAAAACCTGCCGGCGCCGCCGCCCAATACCCCGCGCACGGACGATTACCCAGCCCTGGCGCGTTTCTACAACGCCCGTTACCTGGGCCAGGATGTACGTGTGGTCAGCCTGCTCAAGGCGGTGAGCGAGCCGAACATGAACGGCATGGCCGAAATTCGCGTGGCCGAAACCGAGGAGGCGCGGGTGCGCATGGCCCGCAGCCTGATGGCCGATACCTTGCTGCGCCTGGGGATGCTTGCCCTGGGGGCCTTGATGCTGGTGTGGTTTGCCGTGAGTGCCGCGCTGCGCCCGCTGGAGCGCCTGCGCAGCGCCGTGGAGGAGCGTCAGCCCGATGACCTGCGGGCCTTGCCGCAGGTAGAGGTGCAACGCGAGCTGAGTCCGCTGGTGCGTGCCTTGAACCACTTCACCGAACGCCTGCGTGGCCAGTTCGAGCGTCAGGCGCAGTTCATTGCCGAGGCCGCCCATGAACTGCGTACGCCGCTGGCGGCGCTCAAGGCGCGGGTCGAGCTGGGGTTGCGCTCCAATGAACCGCAGGTCTGGCGCGAGACCCTGGAGTCTGCTGCACAGGGCACCGACCGCCTGACCCACCTGGCCAATCAGTTGCTGTCGTTGGCGCGGGTCGAGAACGGTGCCCGGGCGATTGCCGAGGGCGGCGCGCAGGTGCTTGACCTCAGCCAGCTGGCGCGTGAGCTGGGCATGGCCATGGCACCACTGGCGCACGCCCACGGTGTCGCCCTGGCGCTGGAGGCCGAGGTGCCGGTGTGGGTGCGCGGCGAGCCGACTTTGCTCAATGAGTTGCTCAACAACCTGGTGGACAACGCCCTGGCCCACACGCCCAAGGGCGGCAATGTGATTCTGCGGGTCAGCGCACCGGGGATTCTCGAGGTGGAAGACGACGGCCCGGGCATTCCTGAAAGCGAACGGGAAAAGGTCTTCGAGCGATTCTACCGCCGCGGCGCGCAAGGCACCGGCCTGGGGTTGGCGATTGTCGGCGAGATCTGCCGCGCGCACCTGGTGCAGATCAGTTTGCATGATGGTGAACGCGGCGGTTTGAAGGTACGGGTCAGCTTCAGCGCTGACTAG
- a CDS encoding response regulator: MRVLLVEDHLQLAESVAQALKSTGLTVDVLHDGVAADLALASEEYAVAVLDVGLPRMDGFEVLARLRGRGKTVPVLMLTARSDVKDRVHGLNLGADDYLAKPFELTELEARVKALLRRSVLGGERQQRCGPLVYDLDTRRFALGEELLTLTSREQAVLEALVARPGRVMSKEQLAAQVFGLDEEASADAIEIYVHRLRKKLDGHAVAIVTFRGLGYLLEHKDA; this comes from the coding sequence ATGCGTGTGCTGCTCGTCGAAGACCATCTGCAACTGGCCGAGAGCGTGGCCCAGGCCCTGAAAAGCACTGGCCTGACCGTGGATGTGCTGCATGATGGCGTGGCCGCCGACCTGGCCTTGGCCAGCGAGGAATATGCTGTGGCGGTGCTCGATGTCGGCCTGCCGCGCATGGACGGCTTCGAGGTGCTGGCGCGCTTGCGTGGCCGTGGCAAGACCGTGCCGGTGTTGATGCTGACCGCACGCAGCGACGTCAAGGACCGGGTCCATGGCCTGAACCTTGGGGCCGACGATTACCTGGCCAAGCCGTTCGAACTGACCGAACTGGAAGCGCGGGTCAAAGCCTTGCTGCGCCGCAGCGTACTTGGCGGCGAGCGCCAGCAGCGTTGTGGGCCGCTGGTCTACGACCTCGATACCCGGCGTTTTGCCCTCGGTGAGGAATTGCTGACCCTGACCTCCCGCGAACAGGCCGTGCTCGAAGCCCTGGTCGCCCGGCCCGGGCGGGTTATGAGCAAGGAGCAGCTGGCCGCCCAGGTGTTTGGCCTGGATGAAGAGGCCAGTGCCGACGCCATCGAAATCTATGTGCACCGCCTGCGCAAGAAGCTCGATGGCCATGCCGTGGCCATCGTCACTTTCCGGGGGCTCGGGTACCTGCTCGAGCATAAAGATGCGTGA
- a CDS encoding OprD family porin — MLSMQPQAYAPTRRIPSRQTAVASALALAGVAPLSQAAFFDDSKASFETRNMYFNRDFRDGTSAQQSKRDEWAQGFMLNFESGYTDGTVGFGLDALGMLGIKLDSSPDRTGTGLLPTHDDGRAADEYSKLGLTGKVKISATELKVGTLIPELPTLQPNDGRILPQTFEGGLLSSGEIKNLTFTGGRLEKARDRDSTNNEDIALNNKNKRFLGTVAGNHFDVAGLDYKFTDKITGSYHWAQLDDVYRQHFVGLLASQPWGPGTFGADLRMALSDDQGQARGGNIDNTALNGMLSYSLIGHKLSAGFQHLSGDTAFPYVDGADPYLVNFVQINDFADADERSWQARYDYDFAKLGVPGLSFMTRYISGDNVSLADGGEGKEWERDTEFKYVVQSGALKNVAVRLRNATFRSNFARDADEVRLLVSYSLALW, encoded by the coding sequence ATGCTGTCCATGCAGCCTCAGGCGTACGCGCCTACCCGACGTATTCCCTCCCGCCAGACCGCAGTTGCCAGCGCCCTCGCCCTTGCCGGCGTCGCACCGTTGAGCCAGGCCGCCTTCTTCGATGACAGCAAGGCGAGCTTCGAAACCCGCAACATGTACTTCAACCGCGACTTTCGCGACGGCACCAGCGCCCAGCAATCCAAGCGCGACGAATGGGCCCAGGGCTTCATGCTCAACTTCGAGTCAGGCTATACCGACGGTACCGTGGGCTTTGGCCTGGATGCCTTGGGGATGCTCGGTATCAAGCTCGACTCAAGCCCCGATCGCACCGGCACCGGCCTGTTGCCAACCCATGACGATGGCCGCGCCGCCGACGAGTATTCCAAGCTCGGCCTGACCGGCAAGGTGAAGATCTCCGCAACCGAGCTGAAGGTCGGCACGCTGATCCCGGAACTACCAACCCTGCAGCCCAACGACGGGCGCATCCTGCCGCAAACCTTCGAGGGCGGCCTGCTGAGCTCGGGCGAAATAAAGAACCTGACCTTCACCGGCGGGCGCCTGGAAAAAGCCCGCGACCGCGACAGCACCAACAATGAAGACATCGCCCTCAACAACAAGAACAAGCGCTTTCTCGGCACCGTCGCCGGCAACCATTTCGATGTAGCTGGCCTGGACTACAAGTTCACCGACAAGATCACCGGCAGCTACCACTGGGCCCAGCTCGACGACGTCTACCGCCAGCACTTCGTCGGCCTGCTCGCCTCTCAGCCTTGGGGCCCGGGCACCTTCGGCGCCGACCTGCGCATGGCCTTGAGTGACGACCAGGGCCAGGCCCGCGGCGGCAACATCGACAACACCGCGCTCAACGGCATGCTCAGCTATAGCCTCATCGGCCACAAGCTCAGTGCCGGCTTCCAGCACCTGTCTGGCGACACCGCCTTCCCCTATGTCGACGGCGCCGACCCGTACCTGGTCAACTTCGTCCAGATCAACGACTTTGCCGACGCCGACGAGCGCTCCTGGCAAGCCCGCTATGACTATGACTTCGCCAAGCTCGGGGTTCCGGGCTTGAGCTTCATGACCCGCTACATCAGCGGCGATAATGTCAGCCTGGCCGATGGCGGCGAGGGCAAGGAGTGGGAACGCGACACCGAGTTCAAGTACGTGGTGCAAAGTGGCGCCCTGAAAAACGTCGCCGTGCGCCTGCGCAATGCCACCTTCCGTTCCAACTTCGCCCGCGATGCCGACGAAGTGCGACTGCTGGTGAGTTACAGCCTTGCGTTGTGGTAA
- a CDS encoding Bug family tripartite tricarboxylate transporter substrate binding protein yields MTFSLRRIALATSCLLLAGNVLAAEPKRPECIAPASPGGGFDLTCKLAQSALVNQKILSKPMRVTYMPGGVGAVAYNAVVAQRPADAGTLVAWSSGSLLNLAQGKFGRFDENAVRWLAAVGTSYGAIAVKNDSPYKTLDDLVAALKKDPSKVVIGSGGTVGSQDWMQTALIAKAAGIDPRDLRYVALEGGGEIATALLGGHIQVGSTDISDSMPHILSGDMRLLAVFAEKRIDEPTMKDIPTAKEQGYDIVWPVVRGFYLGPKVTDEEYDWWKASFDKLLASEEFAKLRDQRELFPFAMTGKELDSYVKKQVADYKALAKEFGLIQ; encoded by the coding sequence ATGACTTTTTCACTGCGCCGCATTGCCCTCGCCACCAGTTGCCTGCTGCTAGCCGGTAACGTCCTGGCGGCCGAACCAAAACGCCCTGAATGCATCGCCCCGGCATCGCCCGGCGGCGGTTTCGACCTGACCTGCAAACTGGCGCAAAGCGCCCTGGTCAACCAGAAGATCCTCAGCAAACCAATGCGCGTCACCTACATGCCCGGCGGTGTCGGCGCGGTGGCCTACAACGCGGTGGTTGCCCAGCGCCCGGCCGATGCCGGCACGCTGGTGGCCTGGTCCAGTGGTTCGCTGCTGAACCTGGCCCAGGGCAAATTCGGCCGTTTCGATGAAAACGCCGTGCGCTGGCTGGCGGCGGTCGGCACCAGCTACGGTGCTATCGCTGTGAAAAACGATTCACCCTACAAGACCCTCGACGACCTGGTCGCAGCCCTGAAAAAAGACCCGAGCAAGGTGGTGATCGGCTCCGGTGGCACCGTCGGCAGCCAGGACTGGATGCAGACCGCACTGATCGCCAAGGCCGCAGGCATCGATCCGCGCGACCTGCGCTACGTCGCCCTGGAAGGCGGCGGCGAGATTGCCACGGCCTTGCTCGGCGGCCACATCCAGGTGGGCAGTACCGACATCTCCGACTCGATGCCGCATATTCTGAGCGGTGACATGCGCCTGCTGGCGGTGTTCGCCGAGAAGCGCATTGACGAGCCGACCATGAAAGACATCCCGACCGCCAAGGAACAGGGTTACGACATCGTCTGGCCGGTAGTACGCGGTTTCTACCTGGGGCCGAAGGTCACCGACGAAGAATATGACTGGTGGAAGGCCTCCTTCGACAAGCTGCTGGCGTCCGAAGAGTTCGCCAAACTGCGCGACCAGCGCGAGCTGTTCCCCTTTGCCATGACCGGTAAAGAGCTGGACAGCTACGTTAAGAAACAGGTGGCTGACTATAAGGCCCTGGCCAAGGAATTTGGCTTGATTCAGTAA
- a CDS encoding tripartite tricarboxylate transporter TctB family protein — translation MILQRLFALFLLAICSALMVMAWPYQAAFSYEPIGPRAFPLLMLGLMACGLLYLAFRPTPLVHKDDEPELDRATLNKIVICVALLLVFAASFEPLGFILSSILIGVPMARLYGGRWLPSVVIIVLTSLSLYWLFDRVMEVPLPLGLLDVLEN, via the coding sequence ATGATCCTGCAACGCCTCTTCGCCCTGTTCCTGCTGGCGATCTGCAGTGCCCTGATGGTGATGGCCTGGCCCTATCAGGCAGCCTTCTCCTACGAACCGATCGGCCCCCGCGCCTTTCCCTTGCTGATGCTCGGCCTGATGGCCTGCGGCCTGCTGTACCTGGCCTTTCGCCCGACGCCCCTGGTGCACAAGGACGACGAGCCTGAGCTCGACCGCGCCACCTTGAACAAAATCGTGATCTGCGTGGCCTTGCTGCTGGTTTTCGCCGCCTCCTTCGAACCGCTGGGCTTCATTCTCAGCAGTATCCTCATCGGCGTGCCCATGGCGCGCCTGTATGGCGGCCGCTGGCTGCCCAGTGTGGTGATCATCGTCTTGACCAGCCTGTCCCTGTACTGGCTGTTCGACCGCGTCATGGAAGTCCCTCTGCCCCTCGGCCTGCTCGACGTTCTGGAGAATTGA
- a CDS encoding tripartite tricarboxylate transporter permease has protein sequence MDTFSYLSQGFGVALTPYNLVTALTGTLIGTVVGLLPGLGPINGVALLIPIAFALGLPPESALILLAAVYLGCEYGGRISSILLNIPGEAATVMTTLDGYPMARQGLAGVALSLSAWSSFIGAFIATCGMVLFAPILAKWAIAFGPAEYFVLMVFAIVCLGGMAGDRPLKTFIAALIGLFLSCVGIDANSGVYRFTGDSVHLADGIQFVVLVLGLFSISEILLLLEKTHHGHEAVKATGRMLFNFKEAASVFAVNIRCGVLGFIMGVLPGAGATLSSAVAYMTEKRIAGPSGTFGKGDKRGLAAPETAIGAEACGALVPMLTLGVPGSGTTAVMIGALSLYNITPGPMLFEQQPDIVWGLIASLFIANIMLVILNIPMIRIFTRILAVPNWALVPFIAIITAIGVYAVHATTFDLFLMIGIGIFGYILRKLDFPLSPILLGFILGGLMEQNLRRALSISNGTLDILWSSPISVSVWSLTLVMLFLPLLRIWRKRSLQRRALANG, from the coding sequence ATGGATACCTTCAGCTATCTGAGCCAGGGCTTCGGTGTCGCCCTGACCCCCTACAACCTGGTCACCGCCCTGACCGGCACCCTGATCGGCACCGTGGTCGGCCTGCTGCCTGGCCTGGGCCCGATCAACGGCGTGGCCCTGCTGATCCCGATTGCCTTCGCCCTCGGCCTGCCACCGGAATCGGCCCTGATCCTGCTGGCAGCGGTGTACCTGGGTTGCGAGTACGGCGGCCGTATCAGTTCGATCCTGCTCAATATTCCCGGCGAAGCCGCCACCGTCATGACCACCCTCGACGGCTACCCCATGGCCCGCCAGGGCCTGGCAGGTGTGGCCCTGTCGCTGTCAGCCTGGAGCTCGTTCATTGGCGCCTTCATTGCCACCTGCGGCATGGTCCTGTTCGCGCCGATACTGGCAAAATGGGCGATAGCCTTCGGGCCCGCCGAGTACTTCGTGCTCATGGTCTTTGCCATAGTCTGCCTTGGCGGTATGGCTGGCGACCGGCCGCTCAAGACCTTCATTGCCGCCTTGATCGGCCTGTTCCTGTCCTGCGTCGGGATCGACGCCAACAGCGGCGTCTACCGCTTCACCGGGGATAGTGTGCACCTGGCTGACGGCATTCAGTTCGTGGTGCTGGTGCTGGGCCTGTTCTCCATCAGCGAAATCCTCCTGCTGCTGGAAAAGACCCATCACGGTCATGAAGCGGTCAAGGCCACCGGGCGCATGCTGTTCAACTTCAAGGAAGCCGCCTCGGTCTTTGCCGTGAACATCCGCTGCGGCGTGCTCGGTTTTATCATGGGCGTGCTCCCTGGGGCCGGTGCGACGCTGTCCAGTGCCGTGGCCTACATGACCGAAAAACGCATCGCCGGCCCCAGCGGCACCTTCGGCAAGGGTGACAAACGCGGCCTCGCCGCCCCGGAAACCGCCATCGGCGCCGAAGCCTGCGGCGCACTGGTACCGATGCTGACCCTGGGTGTGCCAGGCTCGGGCACCACCGCGGTGATGATCGGGGCCTTGTCGCTGTACAACATCACCCCGGGGCCGATGCTGTTCGAGCAGCAGCCGGACATCGTCTGGGGGCTGATCGCTTCGTTGTTCATCGCCAACATCATGCTGGTGATCCTCAACATCCCGATGATCCGCATCTTCACCCGCATTCTGGCGGTACCGAACTGGGCCCTGGTGCCCTTCATCGCGATCATCACCGCGATCGGCGTGTACGCGGTGCATGCCACCACCTTCGACCTGTTCCTGATGATCGGCATCGGCATCTTCGGCTACATCCTGCGCAAGCTGGACTTCCCGCTGTCGCCGATCCTGCTCGGCTTTATCCTCGGCGGGCTGATGGAGCAGAACCTGCGCCGGGCGCTGTCAATCTCCAACGGTACCCTGGATATCCTCTGGTCCAGTCCGATCAGTGTCAGCGTGTGGAGCCTGACCCTGGTCATGCTGTTCCTGCCGCTGCTGCGCATCTGGCGCAAGCGCAGCCTGCAACGGCGTGCCCTGGCCAATGGCTGA